ATGTTGAGCATCCGGTAATTAAGAATATCATTATTTAGTTAATGTACAATAAAAGGGAAGAGTTGCTCCCATTTTAAATATGTCAGAAGgtgttgtatatatatatatacacacacacactattaATATATTGGCCCGCCCGCGCTTCAGAACaggttaataataatttttttaagagattttttttagaaaaatagatagGTTTGACTGTCAATCCAGACCCAGGTTTTTCAAGTCTGGAGGCCAAGCCAAACCTAATAATCTTTAcgtatcatataaaaatatttaaactactcTTAAACTATCCTAAATATAAAtgccaattaatttttttatttttttataaaaaaatatttaaactaccaTTGAAGtattctatataaattttttttatattgttcttctatttttttatataaaaaaacttaaattatctttaaagtattctaaatagaaattctaatcaatttttttataaattatttttatttttatataaaaaaataaactatccttcaaataaaattctaattaattttttatttattttttataggcttTTGGGTCTGGCGGCTATACCAAACCCAGGAGTTTTAGGTCTAGTAGCCATTACATACCCAAGAGCATTTGGATTTGCGTTCATGACAGATCTGAGACCATTGAGTCTGACATCTatgtctaattaattttttataagttttttttatttgttataaaaaaacatttaaaataccTCTGAAGTATCTTAAACTGAAatgctaataaattttttatttcattttttataaaaaaaatttaaattatccttacagtatcataaaaagaaatccttattattgttattttttatttttttataaaataatatttaaactacTTCTGAAGTGTCCTAAATataaatgctaattaatttttttataaatgttttttatttattctaaaaatatttaaaaaatctagataattttaaagaagGATAAAAGGCAttccttcaattaaaaaatgtttcaataattttaatacatgcatattaaaaaaaaaaaaaacaatataccaCTCATGCATTGCTGCAAAGAactttttgtaattgtttttcaaagataCGTGGAGGAAAGTCCGggaacaaaattaaagaaaacaaatcatgaaagaCTAGTAAAAAGTTAACaataagtaataaaataatattctaaatatattccaaatcatttaattttaattttaattttaattttaatgaattgaattctttttaaaaaaaagattaaattcccTTACAAATAGAACCTAGATGCCCAAGCTTAAcctgtaaaaaacaaattaggcaAGCACGGGTTtggcatagtttttttttttatttctttttcctctttaaaaGGGATGAATAACACATTATcagttctttgaaaaaaaaaagataactatCACTTGCTATAATGACCACCAACCACATCAGGCGacaaattcttttgatttcaaaagataattatttttaactttttttttacttgaaaacacCTTCAAAATACTCTAGAGACCTCAAGAAACCTATTTAATAACCTTAAATCAACCATTAAtctctctaaaaattaaaataaaataaatcaatatagaAAACATTCTTGAgccctaatatatttttttttccaagataaaggattaaaaatatcataatggaactcctttttttttaaatagaatccACTAATACCTAGAAAGTCTCTTTTAGTTGCCATATCATAGCTAaaatgtaaacaaaataaaattttagactaaaatataaaaccttaagaaacaaggatcaaaatgaaaaaaaaaacttttgggaataaaataattaaaaatgtgtcTTAGTGAAAAGAAAGAGGctggatatttattttagtttcaaactTGGtccctaaatttttaattattttgaaccaataaaattaaattttatcttgccAAATCATACATTAACTCAAcgtcataactttttttttatttcatgaaaacCCATATTAAGccaactaaaataaatcatcaagtccaatcctaaattaatttaatataaaattttaaaaaaaatccactaaaaataataataataaaacaaagcattgtGCGTGTCACCATTACAATGGATTGTGTTTTGCTTATAAATCTTATTTTCATTGGATATCAATCAGCTTTGGAGGATTTTATGGTCAACTTGTATTCTATGTTTTGTGtatgatgaaattggaaaaaatctCGTTTCTTGAAATTTATGGAGATAAATCATGAGATTTCTTGAAGCAGATCAAGGAATTGAATAACTTCTTCtgtaataatatatttgatttattttcttttctttatatatcaCCTGTTATAAATACAAGTCATAATTCATTTTGTAATCTCTTTCAttatttcgatccagatttttCTCCTAGCTAATTAAGGGTCGTTATGAGGTTTGGAGCTCTGATGAAATTCCCTAAACGTTCGGAGAGTGAAAAGAGAGATTTCAAGAATGAACGACctcaaaattaaacattaaaatttacgACAAAAGCCTTGTGTTCAAATTCTAACTCTCAAAAGAAACCAAGTTGAGAAGAGACAAAAGGGTGAGGAAACAACAGATGAACAGTCCTATTCTTGTGCGAAGGAGCCATGCCTTGGATAATGACATGCTGGCTTTTTTTACAGGGCTAAGCAAAGGCCATCGATTATTTTACATACAGCAGATCACAAGGAAATCTATCGTGCTGGCTTGACATCATTTTGCAGCAAGAGCGAGCCTATTTGCTAGTTCACCTTTGCAGCTTTATCTTCACCCCCAGAGTCACCGCGAAGATTGTCTCATGAGAATTAGTGACTTGTTGCCAAAGCAGTCACCAACAGACCAAGCACAAGAAAAGGTTGCGCGCTGGCCTGAGATACAAATGCCAGAGCATGAGAACTACGAAGCATTATAATTGCTAAATTTACCATGCTATGGAAGCTAAACCCCTCAAGGATTTGTTTGATGCCATAAATACTGAACAGTTGTTTAAAAATACCGAGTGTTATGTTCTGGTGTTCTACTTGTTGAAAAAGACAACGAGTAATAATACTCTTGTTATTTGCCACATAGATTTTCCTGTAAATTGTGATTTAATGCGACCACTATATGATTCGAGGCCTGACATTATTTCTCAGTAAATTACAAGTAATACTAGTCCATCTTGTCCTATTTATGTTGTGCAAGACATTTACATTTAGGCAGTTCTCGAGTTAATTTCCACTTCACACCTGATGAAAATCTCAAAGAACAGAAGTTTCAAAGAAGATAAATTTGTGGTACCTGATATTTAACATCGTACTTCACAGGGTCCTTCAGGAAGTATTGAAACTGCAATGCATGAATTTTTGCAAGAGAATTAGCAGTGTTCATTCTCAGTACAAactatcatttcttatttctttttgagAAATGCTAGATATCATTCGGAGAAGGAAAAGGATATATTATTACTCATTGAAACGTAATGATGAATATGTTTAGGAGGATATTATCATATATGGTCACCTAAATAAAATGCATGCGGAAAGATGAAACTTTTCAAGCAGTACTTCTAATGGGGTTTCACAACCTCTGTTGAAGGTATAAACCCCaccacaccaaaaaaaatccttgaacAAAGCTAAGATTGGCTCCAGAGAAGAACATAAACAACTAATTTAACTGCATTGGAAACAGGCTGGGGAAGGTCAGTGGGATGAGCAGATAACAGCCCACATCAAATAAAAGGCTAGTGTGCTAtttgagaagaaagaaaagcaatGACGTCGTAGAAAATGAGATGGATATAGcaagaattattcaaaataaagtaaaatgcagcTTAAGGGAGCAGAAATTCAACCGGGAAGAATAAAGGTAAATGTATGACAATTAGATGCCATTTGGGGTGTCGCTGAAACCACACCCTTAATCATGAGAAAGAAAGGTGTTAACCCAAAACAGTTTGTGTAAACTATAAGCTCATTATATTTCAAGAAGCATTCTTCACCTGGAAAACAATTTGTGGGATTATCAAACCGACTAGGGCTAAAGCATAATAGGGTTTACCATCTCCTAGCAAATAACCTGCATTTAAGAAAGTGGACTGAAATCAGATATGCCTTCACaaagataaatttgaaatgcATAAAAACCAACTCTGTTTCCATCAAAACCACAGAATACAGAGATTCCTACGGTTTTGTAGATTCGTGATTCTGTTCTTTGAACAAAAACAACtctttaataatcattttttatctcATGAGGATAAAAGAAGCGTGGAGACTTCACAGCTTTTATCCTGTTTAATCCATAGTAGTCAATCTCTTAAGTTTGATGCAAAAATAGTTCCATTAATCATCAacaattttaagttttaaagttAGATATTGCCAGTATCAATAGGTAAATGGTATCTGAAAGTATAAGCAACAGCATACCAGCTACAGATAACTGAGTTATGTCAATAGCACCAACACAAATCCATTTTGCAGTTTCAGCACCAAAAGCTACCGGTAGTGACTGCTCAAATTGCATTACCACATGAAAGGTTGCAAAATAGACAGCCAATGGTGAGTAACAATTCATTTGATGAAGCAAGAGCTTCACATCACAAGCATGTATGAGAGGCTGTATTAACCTGAAGCCCAAGTGCCCGATCTCCTTCAATGCTTTTAAAGTCGTTTACAATAGCAATACCTAGCTGAAGATATTGAACAAGGACTGTGAATTAGAAATAGTTAGATACGAAATACCACTTCACATATCCTGGCACTTTAGTCAAACATACCCCAGCTATGCTGTACAAGAGTGTCAGGACAATTATGTCAGGTGTAAGGGTCCCAAACAAAGCTTGACCAGCCCACCTATCAACAAGAGATTAAAGTCAAAGCTTCTTACTGTGTAGTTCATAAAACAGCCTTTTAGTTTCAAtaacatagaaaaaattaagtcaGGATTTTTCACGGGTGTCATTCACGATCAACTTCAAATTGGTGAGATGTATAGAGAGCCACAAAACCACAAGCACATATGTCCTCTTTAACACATTAACAAGCAACATGATAACATCCAATTTATCACTCTCCACAGGTGCTTTATGACGAATAAAATTGGTAAAATCTCAAGAGAAGGGGCTGGTTATAAATCATTTTCTATTGATTCAATTTGTAATAGCACAAACTAATCTTCTGGTCATAACTCATAGCCCACTGAATGTTTCCTGGCCTCATGTGCATCGTCTGGACAATTTGGACAACCACAGAATACTTTACACCTTTTTCTTCATGGGTTTCAGATGCAAACTGAATGAATGTGTAAATTGAAAGGTGATTTTCAACAACACAAGGCAGTATTTGAATATTTCCCCTTCAATTTTACAAGGAACAGTATAAGGAAGATTACACACCATGGCAAACTGATATAACTTGCTCCAAGGGCGAAATTCCCAATCCATCCATTTTGTTTTAGCTACAATGATATTTGGAACCAAGTCAGGGCTTAATCACATCTTGCATAACATAAATGTTTGATGGTTTGAGTTGATGACTGATATGGATAGCAGAATCTTCAATCATGGTTCACGTGAATCATGATTGAATATTCTGCTTTCCTTATCAATGatagaacaaaataaaagtgtACCTTCAAAGGAGGAGCAGAGTATATGTAAGACAGCAAGGATCCACCCAAAGCAAGGTAAAAAACTACCGGAAAGTCATGCCCTGCCTGTTAAATAATAAGGATTCAAAAATCAGTATAATACTATGCACAGAAAAGCAGTATCAAGCATTTATATTGCGTACCCACACATCCAATAAACCAGCCAAGCCAAGGCCTCCCAGAAGCAGCACCCAGATTTGCGTAATAACCTACAGAGAGTTGCAAGACAAGAATACAGAAATGATTGTCCATTGCTTTTtcataaaagtatatttttttatattgcagACCTCATTCTCAGAAATAGCCCCTGATGGAATTGGACGATAAGGCTCATTAATTGCATCGATCTCTCGGTCATAGTAATCATTAATCGTCTGTGAAAGTCAAACGTGAgaaaacctagcaaaatttAGTTTGGATATTTAAATTCAGTGAAACTCCAGAAGCCTATTCCACGTGCATGAAAGGGTACCTGCGTGTAGCCAGTAAGAAATGGGCCAGACATAAGCATGCAAACAATTGATTTTGCAACATCCTCCAAAGTCCAGTTAAAGTTTCCTGTTGAGTAAGAAAATTATATCAGATGCGAGTGGATGCATAATTTGGTATTGtctcaaatataaaatgaaaggtGTAAATAAGCATTTAACATTTAGAATCTACAGCTCGCCATCCACATTCCCCATAGAGGCATGATACAAAGGGTGATACCCTTAGCACGTAATTTTAGAGATACCAATAAATCTAGAATGTGTGCTACATTGAAAGGGAGTACCTGATGCAGCAGCTCCACAAACTACTCCCCAAACCAATGGAGGCCAAGTAACAGGTTTTGTAAGTTGAAGACGAATCTTCCATTTATTCTGCAGGATAAAATTACACAATCAACTCATTCCATAATACCTTTTTCACTCTTCCCTCATGCAACATCATTCGAAGCTACAGATGCAATTAGTCAATGGAAGAGAGCAAGAAATCCCAAAAGCTAGGCTTAAGCCCCAAAATCTTCCGAACAGAACTTATATTACAATCTTCCAATTGCAACAACTATACTTGGATGTTTATTGATCAACTATAAATTCTCAAAGGGAACATTTATTCAAATAACTATACATGTCCTCTACGCCAAATCTCAATTTAGATCCTCTCAGGGTCAAAATCCAGGAGATTTTGACTAAAGCCTTTTAGTTAGCACATGATAATACATCATATAATCTGTTTACATATGTACATCcgattaaaataccaaaataagcactaaaaaaatgaatatcaaAAGTTAATTTGAAGATTAGAGCCTATTTGGCAATGTGATggtggttatttttcaaagtaattttcacttgcaacaatattttttttattttttaaaatttgtttttaacaacAACAcactaaaacaatttaaaaacacatacaaaattaatttgaagaaaaaaattctcaaCTACTTACAAAAACACTATACAACCGCAAAAACAAGTCCTTAGTATCCAATCttgcaataaataaatttttttttaaaaaagagcatCGAGTACTGACAGTTTCTTGAGCAGCTCCTTTAATTCCAAGAAGCTGGTTAAAGCTGGAACCACCAGCACCACCACTAACCGGCGCCTGAGGTTTCACTGCAATTTTTACATGCAAACctaataacaattattcaaattcCTCTTTTAAAAGAGAAACACTATTCACTCGCTTAAATTAAATcacaaaatctataaaaaaaaacaccaaagaaagaaagaaaaccttCATTTGTATCCGTATCTGCTGCTCTTATCGTAACTCTCCGCcctgaaaaacacaataaattagttgaaaaataaaaggccaGGCGGAAGTTGAATggtcatttttaaaaatcttttgcTAAGTGACCAACTAGTAAAATTCCCTCACTTGTTAGAGGAAGAGAAAGCGGAGAGACGAGTGAGTGAGTTCGAACTcgtttacttttaaaattggaTAAATTCAAGGACAAGGCAGAGTTAAGTACGGAGGCCATTTTCCAGAAGATGACAAAAAGAGAAGTGAAGGGGGTGCGATTAGTTTTTTGCTGATAAAGAGAATACTCTGATTCAAGGAAAGAAGAACGGGGAGGGAGTTTGGTTACAGTGTTGTTGGTTGTAGTTCAAGAGTCTGTCTGTGATGTGGTGCTTTTTAATTCCTTGACTTCTGAGCTTGATCGGGACCCTATCTTGTTTCGACCAAAGAATCTCGGACAGTGTTGTGTGTGATGGTCGGCTTCTGATTTCGGAGTTTGTTTGAGAgttttgtatgatttttttaaaaaatatttttaaaatacaataacaagTTTTGTCATTAGTATAAAAAAGTTGTTGTAATtggtttaaattatttaattttttataaaaaaataatgaaataattgttttttaatttttaaaaattgaattgatcCATGTTGAATACTGATtggttttatctttttaaagattaaataagttaaatttattttatgaactttttaatttactattttttatgaagtttatTTAATGGATCTTTAGTGTACAGTaagcttataatttataatgattttttttttgttttggtttgcttgTTTTACCAAacataaatcaaaccaaatgaaaataaaaataaaaataaaaacataactagaatttaaaaaaaaaatgttagatttagttaatttaaattagtttttgtagttatttcaaataattcaGCTAGTTTGCTCGCAGGGTTGCTGCAaagtagtaattaattttttatttatgtgaagtttataaatttgtgaatattaacatgataaaatagttatataattatttcttaatttcaatacgtgaataatataaaaagaatggcACCAGAATCAATCCCAAACTTCTTGATCAGAAAGAAATGAAGTATTGAAGCACATGAGAATGGAAAAGAGGAGCACTCTCGTAACGTTGAATcaacatgatatttttattttttaaaattttatttagatatttttaaattttttaaaaaataaaactagtctTTTTCAAGATTTATAACTATTCCTCTCAATAAATACATACGGTTAATCAAATTTGTGTTCTCAAATTGCAAGCAAACTTGTTTTCCATTGGCTATGAATTTACAGAAGATAATTAATAGACTTGGGTTTCAAGTAAAGCATTCCAGTTTTAAATGAGTGAAATAGTTGCAAAACGGATTTTGTAATGATTCTTCCAAAGCTTATGTTTTATAAGCTTTTTAACTGTTATAATATTCCTGGATCATCAtgcatcaatattaatattaagcATTCCTTTTGTATgacttttgaattaaattttttactttgaagcaaaatttgaaagttattttttataaataactttatgaaaaaaaatgagttaagttataaatatatttaactaaaatgattcaaatatatttaaaaaaaaacaatgtcgtataagtttaaatctataaattaaagaaaagtttTCTTGATCATTCTATAGTTCGgtctttattttactttaaaaactacttttaaaaaagttataatttacatagtgaattttaacaaaataaacataaggatcttatatatattaaataaaaaatactattcattattAAACCGCtcattctctttctttctttttacctcttcttctctcctctctcgcatttttttttatcatcttataagtcaaacaaaaattcaaaagcaaaaaccaaacacaaatccatgaaatcaaacaaaaaatttccTTTACACACCTTCTTTTCTTGTATGTTGGTGTTGGGATTAATTTCTCGTATAAAACTCAACTATGAAAGATATGtttcaattcttttcttgaattgatAATTCAAAATATGTTGAGAGTAAGTTTAGTAATAGAATATAGGTTTTGTTTTCTCGATTTAACAAAagattaacaaatatatatatatatatatatatatatatatatatatatata
The Populus nigra chromosome 3, ddPopNigr1.1, whole genome shotgun sequence genome window above contains:
- the LOC133690181 gene encoding chlorophyll synthase, chloroplastic-like gives rise to the protein MASVLNSALSLNLSNFKSKRVRTHSLVSPLSLPLTRRRVTIRAADTDTNEVKPQAPVSGGAGGSSFNQLLGIKGAAQETNKWKIRLQLTKPVTWPPLVWGVVCGAAASGNFNWTLEDVAKSIVCMLMSGPFLTGYTQTINDYYDREIDAINEPYRPIPSGAISENEVITQIWVLLLGGLGLAGLLDVWAGHDFPVVFYLALGGSLLSYIYSAPPLKLKQNGWIGNFALGASYISLPWWAGQALFGTLTPDIIVLTLLYSIAGLGIAIVNDFKSIEGDRALGLQSLPVAFGAETAKWICVGAIDITQLSVAGYLLGDGKPYYALALVGLIIPQIVFQFQYFLKDPVKYDVKYQASAQPFLVLGLLVTALATSH